A stretch of Xenopus laevis strain J_2021 chromosome 8S, Xenopus_laevis_v10.1, whole genome shotgun sequence DNA encodes these proteins:
- the klhl28.S gene encoding kelch-like protein 28 isoform X2 has product MMDQSSQSYMLANLTHLHSEQLLQGLNLLRQHHELCDIVLRVGDVKIHAHKVVLASISPYFKAMFTGNLSEKENSQVEFQSVDEAALQAIIEYAYTGTVFISQETVESLLPAANLLQIKLVLKECCAFLESQLDVGNCIGISRFAETYGCHELYLAANKYICQNFEDVCQTEEFFELSNSELHEIVSSDCLNVVNEETVFYALESWIKYDVQERQKSLSQLLHCVRLPLLSVKFLTRLYEANHLIRDDHTCKHLLNEALKYHFMPEHRLSHQTVLKTQPRCAPKVLCAVGGKAGLFACLESMEMYFPRDDSWIGLAPLGSPRYEFGLCTLDQKVYVVGGIATHMRQGINYRKHENSVECWDPVTNKWTSIERMNDCRSTLGAVVLAGEMYALGGYDGQSCLQSVEKYIPKAKEWHPVAPMIKTRSCFAGAVLDSMIYAIGGYGPAHMNSVERYDPSRDSWEMVASMEDKRINFGVSVMLGFIFVVGGHNGVAHLSSIERYDPHQNQWTVCRPMKEPRTGVGAAVIDNYLYVVGGHSGSSYLNNVQKYDPITDTWQDLAGMAYSRCNFGLTAL; this is encoded by the exons ATG ATGGACCAGTCATCTCAATCCTACATGCTTGCCAATCTGACCCATCTTCATTCAGAACAACTCCTGCAGGGCTTAAATCTCCTCCGCCAGCACCACGAGCTCTGCGACATTGTCCTCCGGGTCGGCGACGTCAAGATCCACGCTCACAAAGTGGTGCTGGCCAGCATCAGCCCATACTTCAAAGCCATGTTTACTGGGAACCTGTCCGAGAAAGAGAACTCGCAAGTGGAATTTCAGAGTGTTGATGAAGCAGCTCTTCAGGCCATCATTGAATATGCTTACACTGGAACTGTTTTCATCTCCCAGGAGACAGTGGAATCTCTTCTTCCAGCAGCAAACCTGCTCCAGATCAAGCTAGTGCTGAAGGAGTGCTGTGCATTCCTGGAGAGCCAGCTCGATGTGGGCAATTGTATAGGGATTTCTCGCTTTGCTGAGACGTATGGATGCCATGAACTATACCTGGCCGCTAACAAGTATATCTGCCAGAACTTTGAGGATGTGTGCCAGACTGAAGAATTCTTTGAACTGTCCAATTCGGAGTTGCATGAAATCGTTTCCAGCGACTGTCTGAATGTTGTTAATGAAGAGACTGTCTTTTATGCCCTCGAATCGTGGATAAAGTATGACGTGCAGGAGAGGCAAAAGTCTTTGTCTCAGTTGTTGCACTGTGTCCGACTGCCGCTTCTGAGTGTCAAGTTTCTAACCAGGTTGTATGAAGCAAATCATCTGATACGCGATGACCACACATGTAAACATTTGCTGAATGAAGCTCTGAAATACCATTTTATGCCTGAACACAGACTCTCCCATCAGACGGTGCTAAAAACACAGCCTCGGTGTGCCCCAAAAGTGCTTTGTGCAGTGGGAGGGAAAGCAGGACTATTCGCTTGTCTGGAAAG TATGGAAATGTATTTTCCTCGGGATGATTCATGGATAGGGTTGGCCCCTCTAGGCTCCCCACGATACGAGTTTGGACTGTGCACCCTGGACCAGAAAGTGTATGTTGTGGGAGGTATTGCAACTCACATGCGACAAGGAATCAACTACAGGAAGCATGAGAACTCTGTAGAATGTTGGGATCCTGTCACAAATAAATGGACATCAATTGAGAGAATGAACGACTGTAGAAGTACCCTTGGAGCAGTCGTTTTAGCAGGGGAAATGTATGCCTTGGGTGGTTATGATGGACAGTCATGTTTGCAATCAGTGGAAAAGTACATACCAAAAGCTAAGGAATGGCATCCTGTGGCACCAATGATTAAAACAAGAAGTTGCTTTGCCGGCGCTGTATTGGATAGCATGATATACGCCATTGGTGGCTATGGTCCAGCCCACATGAATAG TGTGGAGCGCTATGATCCCAGTAGGGACTCCTGGGAGATGGTGGCCTCAATGGAAGATAAGAGAATCAATTTCGGAGTCAGTGTTATGTTGGGCTTTATTTTCGTAGTTGGAGGGCACAATGGTGTAGCCCATCTGTCAAGTATTGAGAGATATGATCCCCATCAAAATCAGTGGACTGTTTGTAGACCTATGAAGGAACCCAGAACAG GAGTTGGTGCTGCTGTTATCGATAACTACCTCTATGTAGTTGGGGGTCACTCGGGGTCATCTTATCTGAATAATGTTCAAAAATATGACCCTATCACAGACACGTGGCAGGACCTGGCAGGAATGGCATATTCTCGATGTAATTTTGGTCTTACTGCCCTTTGA
- the klhl28.S gene encoding kelch-like protein 28 isoform X3, translating into MDQSSQSYMLANLTHLHSEQLLQGLNLLRQHHELCDIVLRVGDVKIHAHKVVLASISPYFKAMFTGNLSEKENSQVEFQSVDEAALQAIIEYAYTGTVFISQETVESLLPAANLLQIKLVLKECCAFLESQLDVGNCIGISRFAETYGCHELYLAANKYICQNFEDVCQTEEFFELSNSELHEIVSSDCLNVVNEETVFYALESWIKYDVQERQKSLSQLLHCVRLPLLSVKFLTRLYEANHLIRDDHTCKHLLNEALKYHFMPEHRLSHQTVLKTQPRCAPKVLCAVGGKAGLFACLESMEMYFPRDDSWIGLAPLGSPRYEFGLCTLDQKVYVVGGIATHMRQGINYRKHENSVECWDPVTNKWTSIERMNDCRSTLGAVVLAGEMYALGGYDGQSCLQSVEKYIPKAKEWHPVAPMIKTRSCFAGAVLDSMIYAIGGYGPAHMNSVERYDPSRDSWEMVASMEDKRINFGVSVMLGFIFVVGGHNGVAHLSSIERYDPHQNQWTVCRPMKEPRTGVGAAVIDNYLYVVGGHSGSSYLNNVQKYDPITDTWQDLAGMAYSRCNFGLTAL; encoded by the exons ATGGACCAGTCATCTCAATCCTACATGCTTGCCAATCTGACCCATCTTCATTCAGAACAACTCCTGCAGGGCTTAAATCTCCTCCGCCAGCACCACGAGCTCTGCGACATTGTCCTCCGGGTCGGCGACGTCAAGATCCACGCTCACAAAGTGGTGCTGGCCAGCATCAGCCCATACTTCAAAGCCATGTTTACTGGGAACCTGTCCGAGAAAGAGAACTCGCAAGTGGAATTTCAGAGTGTTGATGAAGCAGCTCTTCAGGCCATCATTGAATATGCTTACACTGGAACTGTTTTCATCTCCCAGGAGACAGTGGAATCTCTTCTTCCAGCAGCAAACCTGCTCCAGATCAAGCTAGTGCTGAAGGAGTGCTGTGCATTCCTGGAGAGCCAGCTCGATGTGGGCAATTGTATAGGGATTTCTCGCTTTGCTGAGACGTATGGATGCCATGAACTATACCTGGCCGCTAACAAGTATATCTGCCAGAACTTTGAGGATGTGTGCCAGACTGAAGAATTCTTTGAACTGTCCAATTCGGAGTTGCATGAAATCGTTTCCAGCGACTGTCTGAATGTTGTTAATGAAGAGACTGTCTTTTATGCCCTCGAATCGTGGATAAAGTATGACGTGCAGGAGAGGCAAAAGTCTTTGTCTCAGTTGTTGCACTGTGTCCGACTGCCGCTTCTGAGTGTCAAGTTTCTAACCAGGTTGTATGAAGCAAATCATCTGATACGCGATGACCACACATGTAAACATTTGCTGAATGAAGCTCTGAAATACCATTTTATGCCTGAACACAGACTCTCCCATCAGACGGTGCTAAAAACACAGCCTCGGTGTGCCCCAAAAGTGCTTTGTGCAGTGGGAGGGAAAGCAGGACTATTCGCTTGTCTGGAAAG TATGGAAATGTATTTTCCTCGGGATGATTCATGGATAGGGTTGGCCCCTCTAGGCTCCCCACGATACGAGTTTGGACTGTGCACCCTGGACCAGAAAGTGTATGTTGTGGGAGGTATTGCAACTCACATGCGACAAGGAATCAACTACAGGAAGCATGAGAACTCTGTAGAATGTTGGGATCCTGTCACAAATAAATGGACATCAATTGAGAGAATGAACGACTGTAGAAGTACCCTTGGAGCAGTCGTTTTAGCAGGGGAAATGTATGCCTTGGGTGGTTATGATGGACAGTCATGTTTGCAATCAGTGGAAAAGTACATACCAAAAGCTAAGGAATGGCATCCTGTGGCACCAATGATTAAAACAAGAAGTTGCTTTGCCGGCGCTGTATTGGATAGCATGATATACGCCATTGGTGGCTATGGTCCAGCCCACATGAATAG TGTGGAGCGCTATGATCCCAGTAGGGACTCCTGGGAGATGGTGGCCTCAATGGAAGATAAGAGAATCAATTTCGGAGTCAGTGTTATGTTGGGCTTTATTTTCGTAGTTGGAGGGCACAATGGTGTAGCCCATCTGTCAAGTATTGAGAGATATGATCCCCATCAAAATCAGTGGACTGTTTGTAGACCTATGAAGGAACCCAGAACAG GAGTTGGTGCTGCTGTTATCGATAACTACCTCTATGTAGTTGGGGGTCACTCGGGGTCATCTTATCTGAATAATGTTCAAAAATATGACCCTATCACAGACACGTGGCAGGACCTGGCAGGAATGGCATATTCTCGATGTAATTTTGGTCTTACTGCCCTTTGA
- the klhl28.S gene encoding kelch-like protein 28 isoform X1 gives MTPACVYVGSVSTYLPLLLPQMDQSSQSYMLANLTHLHSEQLLQGLNLLRQHHELCDIVLRVGDVKIHAHKVVLASISPYFKAMFTGNLSEKENSQVEFQSVDEAALQAIIEYAYTGTVFISQETVESLLPAANLLQIKLVLKECCAFLESQLDVGNCIGISRFAETYGCHELYLAANKYICQNFEDVCQTEEFFELSNSELHEIVSSDCLNVVNEETVFYALESWIKYDVQERQKSLSQLLHCVRLPLLSVKFLTRLYEANHLIRDDHTCKHLLNEALKYHFMPEHRLSHQTVLKTQPRCAPKVLCAVGGKAGLFACLESMEMYFPRDDSWIGLAPLGSPRYEFGLCTLDQKVYVVGGIATHMRQGINYRKHENSVECWDPVTNKWTSIERMNDCRSTLGAVVLAGEMYALGGYDGQSCLQSVEKYIPKAKEWHPVAPMIKTRSCFAGAVLDSMIYAIGGYGPAHMNSVERYDPSRDSWEMVASMEDKRINFGVSVMLGFIFVVGGHNGVAHLSSIERYDPHQNQWTVCRPMKEPRTGVGAAVIDNYLYVVGGHSGSSYLNNVQKYDPITDTWQDLAGMAYSRCNFGLTAL, from the exons atgacgCCGGCCTGTGTATATGTTGGTTCCGTTTCCACTTACCTCCCTCTTTTGTTGCCACAGATGGACCAGTCATCTCAATCCTACATGCTTGCCAATCTGACCCATCTTCATTCAGAACAACTCCTGCAGGGCTTAAATCTCCTCCGCCAGCACCACGAGCTCTGCGACATTGTCCTCCGGGTCGGCGACGTCAAGATCCACGCTCACAAAGTGGTGCTGGCCAGCATCAGCCCATACTTCAAAGCCATGTTTACTGGGAACCTGTCCGAGAAAGAGAACTCGCAAGTGGAATTTCAGAGTGTTGATGAAGCAGCTCTTCAGGCCATCATTGAATATGCTTACACTGGAACTGTTTTCATCTCCCAGGAGACAGTGGAATCTCTTCTTCCAGCAGCAAACCTGCTCCAGATCAAGCTAGTGCTGAAGGAGTGCTGTGCATTCCTGGAGAGCCAGCTCGATGTGGGCAATTGTATAGGGATTTCTCGCTTTGCTGAGACGTATGGATGCCATGAACTATACCTGGCCGCTAACAAGTATATCTGCCAGAACTTTGAGGATGTGTGCCAGACTGAAGAATTCTTTGAACTGTCCAATTCGGAGTTGCATGAAATCGTTTCCAGCGACTGTCTGAATGTTGTTAATGAAGAGACTGTCTTTTATGCCCTCGAATCGTGGATAAAGTATGACGTGCAGGAGAGGCAAAAGTCTTTGTCTCAGTTGTTGCACTGTGTCCGACTGCCGCTTCTGAGTGTCAAGTTTCTAACCAGGTTGTATGAAGCAAATCATCTGATACGCGATGACCACACATGTAAACATTTGCTGAATGAAGCTCTGAAATACCATTTTATGCCTGAACACAGACTCTCCCATCAGACGGTGCTAAAAACACAGCCTCGGTGTGCCCCAAAAGTGCTTTGTGCAGTGGGAGGGAAAGCAGGACTATTCGCTTGTCTGGAAAG TATGGAAATGTATTTTCCTCGGGATGATTCATGGATAGGGTTGGCCCCTCTAGGCTCCCCACGATACGAGTTTGGACTGTGCACCCTGGACCAGAAAGTGTATGTTGTGGGAGGTATTGCAACTCACATGCGACAAGGAATCAACTACAGGAAGCATGAGAACTCTGTAGAATGTTGGGATCCTGTCACAAATAAATGGACATCAATTGAGAGAATGAACGACTGTAGAAGTACCCTTGGAGCAGTCGTTTTAGCAGGGGAAATGTATGCCTTGGGTGGTTATGATGGACAGTCATGTTTGCAATCAGTGGAAAAGTACATACCAAAAGCTAAGGAATGGCATCCTGTGGCACCAATGATTAAAACAAGAAGTTGCTTTGCCGGCGCTGTATTGGATAGCATGATATACGCCATTGGTGGCTATGGTCCAGCCCACATGAATAG TGTGGAGCGCTATGATCCCAGTAGGGACTCCTGGGAGATGGTGGCCTCAATGGAAGATAAGAGAATCAATTTCGGAGTCAGTGTTATGTTGGGCTTTATTTTCGTAGTTGGAGGGCACAATGGTGTAGCCCATCTGTCAAGTATTGAGAGATATGATCCCCATCAAAATCAGTGGACTGTTTGTAGACCTATGAAGGAACCCAGAACAG GAGTTGGTGCTGCTGTTATCGATAACTACCTCTATGTAGTTGGGGGTCACTCGGGGTCATCTTATCTGAATAATGTTCAAAAATATGACCCTATCACAGACACGTGGCAGGACCTGGCAGGAATGGCATATTCTCGATGTAATTTTGGTCTTACTGCCCTTTGA